The genomic DNA TAAGCCGTCAATTCACTTACTCTTACAGTTTTCATTGATTTTCCAACCTTATAATACAATGATAATAACACAATTTATCGTTTCACACACGGGTTACAAGGCTGAAAAATAATAAAAAGATTAACTTCAAGTTCCATATCTTATCACAATGTACGTTTTTTGGAAAAACGACACATTTTCTTTTTTATTTCTTATTTTTTGAAATAGTATAATAATTAGAGGATTGTAATTTGTGAAGAAATGAAACGATAAAAAAGATGCCTATGTTACTAGGCACCTTTTCATTCTTACACTGGTTCGATTTCTGTTTTTTGTGTTTCGAATGTTACGCCAACGATGTGAACATTCACTTCTTTTGGCTCAAGTCCTGTCATTGTAAAGAGCGCTTGGCGAATATTGTCTTGAATCTTTTGAGCAACAACTGGAATTGCTACACCAAAATACATTACAACATAAAGGTCAACGATAATATCTTCGTTTGCTAATTCAACCTTTACACCTTTACCATGATTTTTCTTACCTAACTTCTCAACAACATCTGTAGCAAAATTACCGCGCATTGCCGCTACACCTTCTACTTCAGCAGCTGCAATACCTGCAATTACTTCAATTACTTCTGGTGCAATTTCTACTTTACCAAGAGTTGTATCTTGACCCATATCTAACATATGTTCAGCCATGAAAAAAACCTCCTTTAATGTATCACTGCGTCACAAGTTCATGCTCTTCCAAAAATTTCGTATTAAACTCACCTTTTACAAAATCAGGATGATCTAGCAATTGCAAATGGAACGGGATTGTTGTATGTACGCCTTCAATGACAAATTCACTAAGTGCGCGCTTCATTTTTGCAATTGCCTCTTCACGTGTTTTTCCGTGAACAATTAATTTAGCAACCATCGAATCATAGAAAGGTGGGATTGAATATCCCGGATATACAGCTGAATCGACGCGAATACCAAATCCTCCTGGTGGTAAGTACATTTCTACTTTACCTGGAGATGGCATGAATTTTTTGGCAGGGTTTTCCGCATTAATTCGACATTCAATTGCCCAACCATTAAATTGTACTTCTTCTTGCTGTAACGATAACTTTTCTCCTGAAGCAACAAGAATTTGTTCTTTAATTAAGTCCATTCCCGTTACCATTTCAGTAACTGGATGCTCAACCTGAATTCTCGTATTCATCTCCATGAAATAAAAGGTTTTCGTTTTATATTCATAAATAAACTCAACCGTACCAGCACCTGTATAATCAACCGCTACCGCCGCTTTAACTGCCGCTTCACCCATCTGCTTGCGAATATCTTCATCAAGTGCAGGTGATGGACTTTCTTCTAATAGTTTTTGCAAACGGCGCTGAATTGTACAATCACGCTCTCCTAAATGAATGGCATTTCCGTGTGTATCTGCCATTATTTGAATCTCAACATGGCGGAAATCTTCAACGTACTTTTCTAAGTATACACCAGGGTTCCCAAAAGCGGTACTAGCTTCTTGCTGTGTAATTTGAATTCCTTTTATAAGCTCTTCTTCATGGCGTGCAACACGAATACCTTTTCCGCCGCCACCTGCAGTCGCTTTAATAATGACTGGATATCCAATTTGATTAGCAAGCTCGATCGCTTCTTCGGTATTTTTAATAATCCCTTGTGAACCTGGTACAATCGGAACCCCTGCTTCTTTCATTGTATCACGAGCAACGTCTTTTGTGCCCATCTTTGAAATAGCTTCTGGACTTGGACCGATAAAAATCAAGTTACATTCACGGCATAACTCTGCGAAATCTGCATTCTCTGCTAAAAATCCGTATCCCGGATGAATAGCATCGCAGCCTGTTAACTTCGCAACGCTAATAATATTCGTCAAATTTAAATAGCTTTCTTTCGAAATCGTTGGTCCTACACAATACGCCTC from Bacillus cereus G9842 includes the following:
- a CDS encoding Asp23/Gls24 family envelope stress response protein encodes the protein MAEHMLDMGQDTTLGKVEIAPEVIEVIAGIAAAEVEGVAAMRGNFATDVVEKLGKKNHGKGVKVELANEDIIVDLYVVMYFGVAIPVVAQKIQDNIRQALFTMTGLEPKEVNVHIVGVTFETQKTEIEPV
- the accC gene encoding acetyl-CoA carboxylase biotin carboxylase subunit: MIKKVLIANRGEIAVRIIRACKEMDIETVAIYSEADKESLHVQIADEAYCVGPTISKESYLNLTNIISVAKLTGCDAIHPGYGFLAENADFAELCRECNLIFIGPSPEAISKMGTKDVARDTMKEAGVPIVPGSQGIIKNTEEAIELANQIGYPVIIKATAGGGGKGIRVARHEEELIKGIQITQQEASTAFGNPGVYLEKYVEDFRHVEIQIMADTHGNAIHLGERDCTIQRRLQKLLEESPSPALDEDIRKQMGEAAVKAAVAVDYTGAGTVEFIYEYKTKTFYFMEMNTRIQVEHPVTEMVTGMDLIKEQILVASGEKLSLQQEEVQFNGWAIECRINAENPAKKFMPSPGKVEMYLPPGGFGIRVDSAVYPGYSIPPFYDSMVAKLIVHGKTREEAIAKMKRALSEFVIEGVHTTIPFHLQLLDHPDFVKGEFNTKFLEEHELVTQ